One window of Chryseobacterium indologenes genomic DNA carries:
- a CDS encoding electron transfer flavoprotein subunit beta/FixA family protein → MKILVCISSVPDTTSKINFTADKSAFDKNGIQWVINPLDEFALTKAVKLQESQGATVTVINVGDAGTEPVIRKALAIGANDAVRVNLDPKDSYSTAKEIAAVAQNGGYDLILCGKESIDYNGGSVPGMVAQLLNQPFVNASVGLDVNGSEATAVREIEGGKETISVKLPAIIAGQKGLVDEKDLIIPNMRGIMSARTKPLQVVEPASSEVKVQGVSYDSVPPRAAVKMVSPDNLDELVRLLHEEAKVI, encoded by the coding sequence ATGAAAATATTAGTTTGTATTAGTAGTGTTCCGGATACTACTTCCAAAATTAACTTTACAGCAGATAAATCTGCTTTCGACAAAAACGGAATTCAGTGGGTAATCAACCCGCTAGACGAATTTGCATTGACAAAAGCGGTTAAACTTCAGGAATCTCAGGGAGCAACAGTAACAGTAATCAACGTAGGAGATGCTGGTACAGAACCTGTAATCAGAAAAGCATTAGCAATTGGTGCCAATGATGCAGTAAGAGTAAATCTTGATCCTAAAGACAGCTATTCTACAGCAAAAGAAATTGCAGCTGTAGCTCAAAACGGAGGATATGATCTTATTCTTTGCGGAAAAGAATCTATCGATTATAACGGAGGATCTGTTCCGGGAATGGTGGCTCAGCTATTGAACCAACCTTTCGTAAACGCTTCAGTAGGATTAGATGTAAACGGAAGCGAAGCTACTGCAGTAAGAGAAATTGAAGGAGGAAAAGAAACTATTTCTGTAAAATTACCGGCTATCATTGCTGGTCAGAAAGGATTGGTAGATGAAAAAGACCTTATCATCCCGAATATGAGAGGAATTATGTCTGCAAGAACAAAACCTCTACAGGTAGTAGAGCCTGCTTCTTCAGAGGTAAAAGTTCAGGGAGTATCTTATGACAGCGTTCCACCAAGAGCAGCTGTGAAAATGGTTTCTCCTGACAACCTGGATGAATTGGTAAGATTACTTCACGAAGAAGCTAAAGTAATTTAA
- a CDS encoding electron transfer flavoprotein subunit alpha/FixB family protein, with the protein MAVFVYAENINGVYKKAAFEAVSYAKAIADKAGDTVTAISVNPTDSSDLLYKYGASNVINIKDEGLKNFSAKAFAQAVSEVADGNIIVFPHTTDASSIAPMLSVMKNYSLITNALEAPESLSPFQVKRRAFSGKGFMHAKAEGNGVIVTVSQNAFGVKENAVSGSEEVKNLSVANEDTKVISHEQSSGKLDLKEAEVVVSAGRGMKGPENWGMIEDLANVLGAATACSKPVSDIGWRPHTEHVGQTGKAISPNLYIAVGISGAIQHLAGVNSSKTIVVINSDPEAPFFKSADYGVVGDAFQIIPALTEKIKAIKG; encoded by the coding sequence ATGGCAGTATTCGTATACGCAGAAAATATAAACGGAGTTTACAAAAAAGCAGCTTTTGAAGCAGTTTCTTACGCTAAAGCTATTGCTGATAAAGCAGGAGATACCGTTACGGCAATCTCTGTAAACCCAACAGATTCTTCAGATTTATTATACAAATATGGAGCATCAAACGTTATAAATATCAAAGACGAAGGTCTTAAAAATTTCTCAGCAAAAGCATTCGCACAGGCTGTAAGTGAAGTAGCTGACGGAAACATCATCGTTTTCCCTCACACAACTGATGCTTCTTCAATTGCTCCGATGCTTTCTGTAATGAAGAACTATTCTTTAATTACTAATGCTTTGGAAGCTCCTGAAAGCCTTTCTCCTTTCCAGGTAAAGAGAAGAGCATTCTCCGGAAAAGGTTTTATGCATGCAAAAGCTGAAGGAAACGGAGTAATCGTTACGGTTTCTCAAAACGCTTTCGGTGTTAAAGAAAATGCAGTATCAGGTTCAGAAGAAGTGAAAAATCTCTCAGTAGCTAATGAAGATACTAAAGTGATTTCTCACGAGCAGAGTTCAGGTAAATTAGACCTTAAAGAAGCTGAAGTTGTTGTTTCTGCCGGTAGAGGGATGAAAGGACCTGAAAACTGGGGAATGATTGAAGATTTAGCAAACGTTTTAGGAGCAGCTACAGCATGTTCTAAACCAGTTTCTGATATCGGATGGAGACCTCACACAGAGCACGTAGGACAAACAGGTAAGGCAATTTCTCCGAATCTTTACATTGCTGTAGGGATTTCAGGGGCAATTCAGCACCTTGCCGGAGTAAACTCTTCAAAAACTATAGTAGTAATCAACAGTGATCCTGAAGCACCATTCTTCAAGTCTGCTGATTACGGAGTAGTAGGAGATGCTTTCCAGATTATTCCTGCATTAACAGAGAAAATTAAAGCAATAAAAGGATAA
- a CDS encoding T9SS type A sorting domain-containing protein: MKNFLSINAFLLILFQTLNAQTLESDNFNTYTVGNVGTDITAATPGQGGFYTDFAGGSNSEAQIVNIDASHGKSLQFTGSAGGPVTKYMWKNGLVTAWAGRTSGNDILKLSFNLYTGSSTGGVGRGTVLIYDGTTHKTLLGAGYEYNTQRIVGIAYYTKISSGVTGNYLFYLEPATTTYPPNTWITLSCTFNKTTGVVTWTTPGGGNYSPASTHTPAAAGVDPFEMDFVSVAGAGNTVANITSFDDYTVTATNAATLGTKEAVAEKNMISVYPNPATEFLNIQSEAPVTQVEVTNMAGRKMQVQLDHNKIDIRNLTPGIYTVNVEIKGNKFSKKIIKK, encoded by the coding sequence ATGAAAAATTTTCTATCAATTAATGCATTTTTGTTGATTTTATTTCAAACATTGAATGCCCAGACCCTGGAAAGTGACAACTTTAATACGTATACTGTAGGAAATGTGGGAACAGACATTACTGCAGCTACTCCCGGACAAGGCGGGTTTTATACAGATTTTGCAGGAGGATCCAATTCGGAAGCACAGATTGTAAATATAGATGCTTCCCATGGAAAATCTTTACAGTTTACAGGAAGTGCTGGTGGTCCGGTGACAAAATATATGTGGAAAAATGGACTGGTAACAGCCTGGGCAGGAAGAACCTCCGGAAATGATATTCTTAAACTGAGTTTTAATCTTTATACAGGAAGTTCTACAGGAGGTGTAGGACGGGGAACTGTACTGATTTATGATGGAACAACTCATAAAACACTACTCGGAGCCGGATATGAATACAATACACAGCGAATTGTCGGAATCGCATACTACACCAAAATATCATCAGGAGTAACCGGGAATTACTTATTTTACCTGGAGCCTGCTACGACTACATATCCACCCAATACATGGATTACTTTGAGCTGTACATTCAATAAAACGACAGGAGTAGTTACATGGACAACCCCTGGTGGCGGCAATTATAGCCCTGCATCAACGCATACTCCTGCAGCGGCAGGCGTAGATCCTTTCGAAATGGATTTCGTTTCAGTAGCCGGCGCAGGAAATACCGTAGCCAATATTACTTCTTTTGATGATTATACGGTAACAGCTACAAATGCTGCAACATTGGGAACTAAAGAAGCGGTTGCAGAAAAAAACATGATTTCAGTCTACCCGAATCCTGCAACTGAATTCCTGAATATACAATCAGAAGCACCAGTCACTCAAGTTGAAGTTACCAATATGGCAGGAAGAAAAATGCAGGTTCAGTTAGATCACAACAAAATAGATATCCGCAATCTTACCCCGGGAATTTATACTGTCAACGTTGAAATAAAGGGAAACAAATTTTCTAAAAAAATCATAAAAAAATAA
- a CDS encoding SDR family oxidoreductase yields the protein MAENKTAYITGGTKGIGFGIAKILLENGISVAFSGRKREDVMKAEEELKQYSEDVLGIVSDVRSLESEQEAVKYTVEKFGRLDYIIANAGLGIFKPVDELTAEEWNDMIETNLTGVFYTLKASVEELKKTEGYYITISSLAGANFFENGTGYNASKFGVVGFTQAAMIDLRKYNIKSTVIMPGSVATHFNGNIPSEKDSWKIQPEDMGNLILDILKMNPRVLPSKIEFRATKPS from the coding sequence ATGGCAGAAAATAAAACAGCTTATATAACAGGAGGAACCAAAGGTATTGGTTTCGGAATTGCTAAAATTCTACTTGAAAATGGAATATCAGTAGCATTTTCAGGAAGAAAAAGAGAAGATGTCATGAAGGCGGAAGAAGAACTTAAACAATACTCAGAAGATGTTTTGGGGATTGTTTCTGACGTAAGAAGCCTGGAAAGCGAGCAGGAAGCGGTAAAATATACCGTTGAAAAGTTCGGAAGACTGGATTATATCATTGCTAATGCAGGATTAGGGATTTTTAAGCCTGTAGACGAACTCACCGCGGAAGAGTGGAATGATATGATCGAAACCAATCTTACAGGTGTTTTCTATACTTTAAAAGCTTCTGTAGAAGAATTAAAAAAGACAGAAGGATATTATATTACCATCTCAAGTCTCGCAGGTGCCAACTTTTTTGAAAACGGAACAGGATACAATGCCTCAAAATTCGGAGTGGTGGGTTTCACACAGGCTGCAATGATTGATTTAAGGAAATATAATATCAAGTCTACGGTAATTATGCCGGGGTCGGTGGCCACTCATTTTAATGGAAACATTCCGTCAGAAAAAGACAGTTGGAAAATTCAGCCTGAAGATATGGGGAACCTTATATTGGATATTTTAAAGATGAATCCAAGAGTTTTGCCAAGTAAAATAGAGTTTAGGGCTACTAAACCATCATAA